A single Prevotella sp. E15-22 DNA region contains:
- the yidC gene encoding membrane protein insertase YidC has protein sequence MNRNTLIGFSLIAVVLIAFSYLNTPSQEEIEAYNRQQDSIEAVKKQIEASQLAAAQEKQVVKVDSTDLFLPVMNDSALAENRLVVLKNDSLELAFNTKGGTLASARIIAHKDTANNAGIELLSAEGQKMNFVLKGLKKYINTADLYFTDSVSADGSLLMTAQAQNGGTLVFKYTLGPDYMLHFALQANGLADQLDPTSKELTIQWQDSCRQQEKGFTFENYRSALTYKFCDGGTDYLSETSDKKETIDEAIDWVAFKNQYFSAVLISKDAFNAGAELTSTPLDKSTRILKNYEANLTTKFDPTGTQASEFEMFIGPNDFRLIQDVEEQSTFGKDLELERLVYLGWPLFRFINRWFTLYVFDWLTKLGLPMGIVLILITLLLKAITYPMVKKSYMSSAKMRVLKPKLDEATKQFNKPEDQMQKQQAMMALYSKYGVSPLGGCLPMLIQMPIWIAMFNFVPNAIQLRRESFLWMDDLSTYDPFVEWGFHIWGIGDHLSLTCILFCVSNLLYSYMTMRQQRDQMVGQQAEQMKMMSWMMYIMPLMFFFMFNDYSSGLNFYYFISLFFSAAIMWTLRKTTDDEKLLAILEAKYKENQNNPKKMTGLAARLEEMQKRAAEIQKMQQQNRK, from the coding sequence ATGAACAGAAACACTCTTATTGGCTTTAGCCTCATTGCTGTGGTGCTCATCGCATTCAGTTATCTGAACACACCTTCGCAGGAGGAGATTGAAGCCTACAACCGACAACAGGACAGCATCGAGGCTGTAAAGAAACAAATTGAGGCTAGTCAGCTGGCGGCCGCTCAGGAGAAACAAGTGGTGAAGGTCGATTCTACCGACCTTTTCTTGCCCGTTATGAACGATTCGGCACTTGCAGAGAACCGCCTGGTGGTGCTGAAAAACGATTCGCTGGAGCTGGCATTCAACACCAAGGGTGGCACATTGGCCAGCGCTCGTATCATTGCCCACAAAGACACCGCCAACAACGCAGGTATTGAGTTGCTGAGTGCCGAGGGTCAGAAGATGAACTTTGTTTTGAAAGGCCTGAAAAAATATATCAATACTGCCGATTTGTATTTCACCGACTCTGTCAGCGCCGATGGTTCGCTGCTGATGACAGCACAGGCACAAAACGGCGGTACGCTGGTGTTTAAATACACGCTGGGTCCCGACTATATGCTGCACTTCGCTCTTCAGGCAAATGGACTGGCCGACCAGCTGGACCCCACGAGTAAGGAACTCACCATTCAGTGGCAAGACTCATGTCGCCAGCAGGAGAAAGGCTTTACGTTTGAGAACTATCGCTCGGCCCTCACCTATAAGTTCTGCGACGGTGGCACCGATTATCTGAGCGAGACCTCCGACAAGAAGGAAACCATCGACGAGGCTATCGACTGGGTGGCATTCAAAAACCAGTACTTCTCGGCTGTACTCATCTCGAAGGATGCCTTCAATGCTGGTGCCGAGTTGACAAGTACACCGCTCGATAAGAGTACCCGCATCCTAAAAAACTACGAGGCCAACCTCACAACGAAGTTTGACCCCACGGGAACACAGGCCTCTGAGTTCGAGATGTTCATCGGTCCTAACGACTTCCGACTGATTCAGGACGTTGAGGAACAGAGCACCTTCGGAAAAGACCTGGAACTGGAGCGTCTTGTATATCTGGGATGGCCGTTGTTCCGCTTCATCAACCGCTGGTTCACACTCTATGTGTTCGACTGGCTCACCAAGCTGGGATTGCCCATGGGCATCGTTCTGATTCTCATCACCCTGCTTCTCAAGGCCATCACCTATCCCATGGTCAAAAAGAGCTATATGTCGAGTGCCAAGATGCGTGTATTGAAACCGAAACTCGACGAAGCTACTAAGCAGTTTAACAAGCCTGAAGACCAAATGCAAAAGCAGCAGGCCATGATGGCGCTCTATTCGAAATATGGCGTGTCTCCTCTGGGTGGCTGTCTGCCTATGCTCATTCAGATGCCCATCTGGATTGCGATGTTCAACTTCGTGCCTAACGCCATCCAGCTGCGCCGCGAGTCGTTCCTATGGATGGACGACCTGTCAACCTACGATCCTTTCGTGGAATGGGGCTTCCATATCTGGGGCATTGGCGACCATCTGTCGCTCACCTGTATCTTGTTCTGCGTCAGCAACCTGCTCTACTCTTACATGACCATGCGTCAGCAGCGCGACCAGATGGTGGGTCAGCAGGCCGAGCAGATGAAGATGATGTCGTGGATGATGTATATCATGCCTTTGATGTTCTTCTTCATGTTCAACGACTACTCAAGCGGTCTTAACTTCTATTATTTCATCTCGCTGTTCTTCTCAGCTGCCATTATGTGGACACTGCGCAAGACTACTGATGACGAGAAGCTCCTGGCCATTCTCGAAGCAAAATACAAGGAGAATCAGAACAACCCCAAGAAGATGACCGGACTGGCCGCCCGACTGGAGGAGATGCAGAAGCGTGCTGCCGAGATTCAGAAGATGCAGCAGCAGAACCGTAAGTAA
- a CDS encoding DUF1846 domain-containing protein — protein sequence MKIGFDNDKYLKIQSEHIKERIAKFDGKLYLELGGKLFDDHHASRVLPGFKPDSKLRMFGQLRDQLEIVIVVSAEDIEKNKVRADLGITYDEDVLRLREEFMNRDFMVGSVVITHYNGQKAADQFRHRLERMGIKSYVHYLIDGYPHNVELIASDEGFGKNDYVETSRELVIVTAPGPGSGKMAVCLSQLYNENKRGVRAGYAKFETFPVWNLPLKHPVNIAYEAATADLNDVNMIDPFHLEAYDKIAINYNRDIEIFPVLNALFEGIYGENPYKSPTDMGVNMVGFCISDDEVCCQASRDEIIRRYYSATNKMAEGADNEREVNKILMLFNQAKITTAYRRVTVAAQAKQELTEQTSAAMELEDGTIITSKSSPLLGCSAALLLNATKHLAGIDHQIKLIPESLIEPVQKTKIEYLGGKNPRLHTDEVLVALSVLSKDDEMCRRALEQLPKLKGCQVHSTVMLSEVDRKIFNKLGCGLTCDPVKKK from the coding sequence ATGAAAATAGGATTCGACAACGACAAATATCTGAAGATACAGTCGGAACACATCAAAGAGCGCATTGCGAAGTTCGATGGCAAACTGTATCTGGAGTTGGGTGGCAAACTCTTTGACGACCATCACGCCAGCCGTGTGCTGCCTGGCTTCAAGCCCGATTCAAAGTTGCGTATGTTCGGTCAGCTGCGCGATCAGTTGGAAATCGTTATCGTGGTTAGCGCTGAGGACATCGAGAAGAATAAGGTGCGTGCCGACTTGGGCATAACATACGATGAGGATGTGCTACGCCTGCGTGAAGAGTTCATGAACCGCGACTTCATGGTGGGATCTGTTGTTATCACTCATTATAATGGTCAGAAGGCTGCCGATCAGTTCCGTCATCGTCTCGAGCGCATGGGCATCAAGTCGTATGTTCACTATCTCATCGATGGTTATCCCCACAATGTGGAATTGATTGCCAGTGACGAGGGGTTCGGCAAGAACGACTATGTGGAGACTTCTCGCGAGCTGGTTATTGTTACTGCACCTGGTCCTGGCTCAGGCAAGATGGCCGTTTGCCTTTCTCAGTTGTACAACGAGAACAAGCGCGGTGTGCGTGCCGGCTATGCTAAGTTCGAGACTTTCCCCGTATGGAACCTGCCTCTGAAGCATCCTGTGAACATCGCCTACGAAGCAGCAACTGCCGACCTGAACGATGTGAACATGATCGACCCGTTCCATTTGGAGGCCTACGACAAGATTGCCATCAACTACAACCGCGATATCGAGATTTTCCCTGTGCTCAACGCTCTGTTCGAGGGTATCTATGGCGAGAATCCTTATAAGAGTCCCACGGATATGGGTGTCAACATGGTGGGCTTCTGTATCAGCGATGATGAGGTGTGCTGTCAGGCTTCTCGCGACGAGATTATCCGCCGTTATTACTCGGCCACGAACAAAATGGCTGAGGGGGCAGACAACGAGCGTGAGGTAAATAAGATTCTGATGCTCTTTAATCAGGCTAAGATCACCACAGCATATCGACGTGTTACCGTTGCTGCTCAGGCTAAACAGGAACTCACCGAACAGACATCGGCTGCTATGGAACTGGAAGATGGCACAATCATCACATCTAAGTCGTCTCCCCTGCTTGGTTGCTCGGCTGCTTTGTTGCTTAATGCTACGAAGCATTTGGCTGGCATCGACCATCAGATAAAACTGATTCCTGAGAGTCTTATCGAACCTGTTCAGAAAACTAAGATTGAGTACTTGGGAGGAAAGAACCCTCGCTTGCATACTGACGAGGTGTTGGTCGCTCTTAGCGTTCTTTCTAAGGATGATGAAATGTGTCGTCGTGCATTGGAGCAGTTGCCTAAACTCAAAGGCTGTCAGGTCCACTCTACGGTGATGCTTTCTGAGGTAGACCGCAAAATCTTTAATAAATTGGGTTGCGGACTGACGTGTGATCCTGTGAAAAAGAAATAA
- a CDS encoding NADP-specific glutamate dehydrogenase, which translates to MNAAQVVEQLKQRFPNEPEYIQAVSQVLPTIEEEYNKHPEFEKSNLIERLCIPDRVIEFRVTWVDDKGNVQTNMGYRIQHNNAIGPYKGGIRYHKSVNLGILKFLAFEQTFKNSLTTLPMGGAKGGSDFSPRGKSDAEVMRFCQAFMNELYRHIGPDEDVPAGDIGVGGREVGYMFGQYKKLTHQFQGVLTGKGIQFGGSLIRPEATGYGTVYFLVSMLQTRGIELKGKKVLISGAGNVAQYAAEKCLQLGAIPMTMSDSDGYIYDPDGITREKLDYIMQLKNVERGRIKEYVEEYPTAKYYEGKRPWFEKADIALPCATQNEINGEQAQALVDNGVIAVAEGANMPSLPEAIKIFQDAKILYAPGKASNAGGVSVSGLEMSQNSERLSWTAKEVDDYLKRIMNDIHENCVKYGTQADGYINYVKGANVAGFMKVAKAMMAQGIV; encoded by the coding sequence ATGAATGCAGCACAAGTTGTAGAGCAGTTGAAACAGCGCTTTCCTAACGAGCCCGAATACATTCAGGCCGTAAGTCAGGTACTTCCCACTATCGAGGAAGAGTACAACAAGCACCCCGAGTTTGAAAAGAGCAACCTTATCGAGCGTCTTTGCATCCCCGATCGTGTGATTGAGTTCCGCGTGACATGGGTTGACGATAAGGGCAATGTTCAGACCAACATGGGTTATCGCATTCAGCACAATAACGCCATTGGCCCGTACAAAGGCGGTATCCGTTATCACAAGTCTGTAAACCTGGGCATTCTGAAGTTCTTGGCTTTTGAGCAGACTTTCAAGAATTCACTGACAACCCTTCCTATGGGTGGTGCTAAGGGTGGTTCAGACTTCTCTCCCCGTGGCAAGAGCGATGCTGAGGTAATGCGTTTCTGCCAGGCTTTCATGAATGAGCTTTATCGCCATATTGGTCCTGACGAGGACGTTCCTGCAGGTGATATCGGTGTAGGTGGTCGTGAGGTTGGCTATATGTTTGGTCAGTACAAGAAGCTCACCCACCAGTTCCAGGGTGTACTCACTGGTAAGGGCATTCAGTTTGGTGGTTCTCTCATCCGTCCTGAGGCTACTGGTTATGGCACAGTTTATTTCCTCGTTTCTATGCTGCAGACTCGCGGCATCGAGCTGAAGGGCAAGAAGGTTCTTATCTCTGGTGCAGGTAACGTAGCTCAGTATGCTGCAGAGAAGTGCTTGCAGCTCGGCGCTATTCCTATGACCATGTCAGACTCTGACGGTTATATCTATGATCCCGATGGTATCACTCGTGAGAAGCTTGACTACATCATGCAGTTGAAGAACGTGGAGCGCGGACGTATTAAGGAGTATGTTGAGGAGTATCCCACTGCAAAATATTACGAAGGCAAGCGTCCTTGGTTCGAAAAGGCCGACATCGCACTGCCTTGCGCTACTCAGAACGAGATTAACGGTGAGCAGGCTCAGGCTCTCGTAGACAACGGTGTTATCGCTGTTGCTGAGGGTGCCAACATGCCTTCACTGCCCGAGGCTATCAAGATCTTCCAGGATGCTAAGATTCTGTATGCTCCTGGTAAAGCTTCTAATGCTGGTGGTGTATCAGTATCAGGTCTTGAGATGTCACAGAACTCTGAGCGCCTGTCATGGACAGCTAAGGAGGTTGACGACTACCTGAAGCGCATCATGAACGATATTCATGAGAACTGCGTGAAGTATGGTACTCAGGCTGATGGCTACATCAACTATGTGAAGGGTGCTAACGTTGCAGGCTTCATGAAGGTTGCTAAGGCTATGATGGCTCAGGGCATTGTATAA
- a CDS encoding DUF3078 domain-containing protein: MVATIALSASAAQYGNLSSGQYFRLFAPLTFYHSVASNQLSIASSDPDEVSQAIDQALMHVYLTRPELVQVTQSEQEKSGALRQDIIEESVVKQEVEMVEQAAPMPEMPEAEPVQVVIEKPNFWKYKADTYLQFMQNYVSDNWYKGGENNYAAVGSFTVEANYDNKSIWKWDNKLEMKLGFQTSPSDTVHRFKANEDLLRYTGKVGLQAANRWYYTLQLLAYTQFTRGFKANNTKTFSDFMSPFNLSVGLGMDYKVEAFKKRLTGTVNIAPLAINYRYVDRADLAGSFGVKLDRHTHSLTDFGSQLTASLTWKLNDNVEWKSRIYGFTSYHRQEIEWENTFALRVSKYISANLFLFPRFDDANNRDENLGYWQFKEYSSLGFSYSF, translated from the coding sequence ATGGTGGCAACAATTGCGCTAAGCGCAAGTGCCGCACAGTATGGTAATTTGTCGAGCGGACAATACTTCCGTCTTTTTGCTCCGCTCACGTTCTATCACTCAGTTGCCAGCAACCAATTGTCTATTGCATCGTCCGACCCCGACGAGGTGAGCCAGGCCATTGACCAAGCACTGATGCATGTTTATCTGACTCGTCCGGAATTAGTACAGGTCACACAGTCGGAGCAGGAGAAGTCTGGCGCCCTTCGTCAGGACATCATCGAGGAATCGGTTGTGAAGCAGGAAGTCGAGATGGTTGAGCAGGCAGCTCCTATGCCGGAAATGCCTGAGGCAGAGCCTGTTCAGGTGGTGATTGAAAAGCCAAACTTTTGGAAGTACAAGGCCGACACCTACCTGCAGTTTATGCAGAACTACGTATCGGACAACTGGTATAAAGGCGGTGAGAATAACTATGCTGCAGTGGGTAGTTTCACCGTTGAAGCCAACTATGACAACAAATCGATATGGAAGTGGGACAACAAGCTCGAGATGAAACTCGGTTTCCAGACGTCGCCCTCGGACACCGTACACCGCTTCAAGGCCAACGAGGATCTGCTTCGTTACACCGGTAAGGTGGGTCTGCAAGCCGCCAATCGCTGGTACTACACACTGCAATTGCTGGCCTACACGCAGTTTACGCGCGGTTTTAAGGCCAACAACACCAAGACATTCTCGGATTTCATGTCGCCGTTCAACCTCAGTGTAGGTCTTGGTATGGACTATAAAGTAGAAGCTTTCAAGAAACGACTCACGGGTACTGTCAACATCGCCCCCCTGGCCATCAACTATCGCTATGTGGACCGTGCCGACCTGGCCGGAAGCTTTGGTGTAAAACTGGATCGCCACACACATTCGCTGACCGATTTCGGTTCGCAGCTGACGGCTTCACTCACATGGAAACTTAACGACAATGTAGAATGGAAATCGCGCATCTACGGCTTCACCAGCTATCACCGTCAGGAGATTGAATGGGAAAACACATTTGCACTTCGCGTGTCAAAATACATCTCAGCAAATCTATTCCTATTCCCACGCTTCGACGATGCCAACAATAGAGACGAAAACCTTGGATATTGGCAGTTTAAAGAGTATTCGTCACTGGGATTCTCTTATTCGTTCTAA
- a CDS encoding S9 family peptidase, protein MNKALSLAAAALLMTACGTQKETDTVNIQKQTIELTSDQMTPEALWAMSRIGGYEPSPDGQHIVFQMGYYSVEENKSHQVLWMMNADGTEQKQLTEDADNETDAQWLDNETVAFIKGGEVWKMNLDGSGRKQLSETDGKVEGFMFSPDYSKVIILQSIPFNEIIKEKPADLPKTTGRVVTDLMYRHWDHYVESIQHPFVFTVDDDFTIANEGKDMLEGEPFECPMEPFGGMEQLAWSTDSKCIAFTCRCKTGLAYSVSTDSDIFLYDVESGDMNKTKNLCKGCEWGVVSDGTVPYETDNLLDPTKSLKNQFVNTNLKDMNVGYDTNPKFSPDGRYVAWLSMERDGYEADRNRLCVYDLKEGTKSYVTESFDSNVDDYCWAPDSKTIYFIGVWHATENLYSTNLQGEVKPIITEWADFGSLKMLNDKQILAEQHSFTSPYDLYVITPGDGNNGAKKTQITEVNKEILDQLAKPSVEQYWVKTTDNKELLTWVILPPHFDKTKKYPTLLFCEGGPQSPVSQFWSYRWNFFIMASQGYVVVAPNRRGLPGFGQEWLEEISGDWTGQCMNDYLSAIDFACDSLPYVDRDRLAAVGASFGGFSVYYLAGHHDKRFKCFIAHDGAFNLEAMYTETEENWFSNWEYDDAYWNKDQTAQAKKTYDNSPHRFVDKWDTPILCIHGEKDYRINATQGMSAFNAARMRGIEAELLIFPDENHWVLKPQNGILWQRTYFEWLERWIGK, encoded by the coding sequence ATGAACAAAGCATTATCACTTGCTGCAGCAGCTTTACTGATGACGGCCTGCGGCACACAGAAAGAGACTGATACAGTGAATATCCAGAAACAGACGATAGAACTTACCAGTGACCAAATGACTCCAGAGGCTCTCTGGGCTATGAGTCGCATTGGTGGTTACGAGCCTTCGCCCGACGGCCAACACATTGTATTTCAGATGGGATACTATAGTGTAGAGGAGAACAAAAGCCACCAGGTGTTGTGGATGATGAATGCCGATGGCACGGAGCAGAAACAGTTGACCGAGGACGCTGACAACGAGACGGATGCACAGTGGCTCGACAACGAGACTGTGGCCTTCATCAAGGGTGGCGAGGTATGGAAAATGAACCTCGATGGTTCTGGTCGTAAGCAACTCTCTGAGACGGATGGCAAGGTTGAGGGCTTTATGTTCTCGCCCGACTATTCAAAGGTTATTATCCTACAGAGCATACCCTTCAACGAAATCATCAAAGAGAAACCTGCCGACCTGCCCAAGACTACTGGACGCGTGGTGACCGACTTGATGTATCGCCACTGGGACCATTATGTGGAGAGTATCCAGCATCCATTCGTATTCACTGTGGATGATGATTTTACCATCGCTAATGAGGGCAAAGATATGCTCGAAGGTGAGCCTTTTGAATGTCCAATGGAACCCTTTGGTGGTATGGAACAGTTAGCTTGGAGCACCGACTCAAAGTGTATAGCCTTCACTTGTCGCTGTAAGACAGGACTGGCCTACAGTGTCTCGACCGATTCAGACATATTTCTCTATGACGTGGAGAGCGGCGACATGAATAAAACTAAGAACCTCTGCAAAGGATGTGAGTGGGGTGTCGTGTCTGATGGCACCGTTCCGTACGAGACTGATAATCTGCTCGACCCAACAAAGTCTCTCAAGAACCAGTTCGTCAACACAAATCTGAAGGACATGAACGTTGGTTACGATACCAATCCGAAGTTCTCGCCAGACGGCCGCTATGTGGCTTGGCTCTCGATGGAGCGCGACGGCTATGAGGCCGACCGCAATCGCCTCTGTGTCTACGATCTGAAAGAAGGCACAAAGAGCTACGTCACAGAGTCGTTCGACTCAAACGTGGATGACTATTGCTGGGCTCCCGATTCTAAGACTATTTATTTCATTGGTGTATGGCATGCTACAGAGAATCTTTACAGCACTAACTTACAGGGTGAGGTTAAGCCTATCATCACCGAATGGGCCGACTTCGGTTCGCTAAAGATGCTGAACGATAAGCAAATCTTAGCTGAGCAGCACAGTTTTACATCACCATATGATCTCTATGTAATAACACCTGGTGATGGAAATAACGGTGCAAAGAAAACACAGATTACTGAGGTCAACAAGGAGATTCTCGATCAGTTGGCTAAACCTTCTGTTGAACAGTATTGGGTGAAGACAACCGACAACAAGGAACTTCTTACATGGGTGATTCTTCCACCACATTTTGATAAAACAAAGAAATACCCCACCCTGCTCTTCTGCGAAGGTGGTCCTCAGAGTCCTGTATCTCAGTTCTGGAGCTATCGCTGGAACTTCTTCATTATGGCTTCTCAGGGCTATGTCGTTGTGGCACCGAACCGTCGTGGGTTACCAGGATTTGGTCAGGAATGGCTCGAGGAAATCTCGGGTGACTGGACTGGCCAATGCATGAACGACTATCTTTCGGCCATTGACTTCGCATGCGACAGTCTACCTTATGTCGATCGCGACCGTCTGGCGGCAGTAGGAGCATCATTTGGCGGCTTCTCTGTCTACTATCTGGCAGGTCATCACGATAAGCGATTCAAGTGCTTTATCGCTCACGATGGTGCTTTCAACCTGGAGGCCATGTACACTGAGACCGAGGAAAACTGGTTCTCTAACTGGGAGTACGATGATGCTTATTGGAATAAGGATCAGACTGCACAAGCCAAAAAGACTTACGATAACTCGCCCCATCGTTTCGTAGACAAATGGGATACACCTATACTCTGTATCCACGGTGAAAAGGACTATCGCATCAATGCAACTCAAGGCATGAGCGCTTTCAATGCGGCTCGTATGCGTGGCATAGAAGCAGAACTTCTCATCTTCCCTGATGAGAATCACTGGGTTCTAAAACCACAAAATGGTATTCTGTGGCAGAGAACATACTTCGAGTGGCTGGAACGCTGGATAGGAAAATAA
- a CDS encoding MFS transporter translates to MSQTIQKTLRDSAAMRWTALLLLALAMFCSYIFMDILSPIKDLMLSERGWDSSAFGTMQGSEVFLNVFAFFLIFAGIILDKMGVRFTAVLSAVVMLVGAVIKWYAVTDAFVGSGLDTWFTNNLNYIPVFDELGVSPFYEGMPASAKFAACGFMIFGCGCEMAGITVSRGIVKWFKGREMALAMGSEMALARLGVATCMIFSPFFARLGGTISVSRSVAFGVVLLCIALIMTIVYFVMDKKLDAQTGEAEEKDDPFKISDLGQILTSSGFWLVALLCVLYYSAIFPFQKYAVNMLQCNLTLEAPAADSFWALPDVTIVQYVIMLLVAGFGFASNFQKQASAKYTLLALSIASLITYCYMGYMRQSAESIFAVFPLLAVLITPILGSYVDHKGKAASMLVLGSLLLIACHLTFAFVLPMFNGSTVGGVIVAYATILVLGASFSLVPASLWPSVPKLVDAKIIGSAYALIFWIQNIGLWLFPLLIGKVLDKTNPGVTDPTQYDYTWPLIMLASLGVAALVLGLLLKVVDRKKGLGLEEPNIKA, encoded by the coding sequence ATGTCACAAACTATTCAAAAGACACTTCGCGATTCTGCCGCCATGCGGTGGACCGCACTGCTGCTATTGGCCCTAGCCATGTTCTGCAGCTACATTTTCATGGACATCCTCTCGCCCATCAAGGATCTGATGCTCTCAGAGCGCGGATGGGACTCAAGTGCTTTTGGCACGATGCAGGGTTCTGAGGTGTTCCTCAATGTATTTGCATTCTTCCTGATCTTTGCAGGTATCATCCTCGACAAGATGGGCGTTCGCTTCACAGCTGTTCTTTCGGCTGTGGTTATGCTGGTGGGCGCAGTCATCAAGTGGTACGCTGTTACCGATGCCTTCGTGGGCTCAGGTCTGGATACTTGGTTCACCAACAACCTTAACTACATTCCCGTGTTTGATGAATTGGGCGTATCGCCTTTCTATGAGGGAATGCCCGCTTCGGCTAAGTTTGCCGCTTGTGGCTTCATGATATTTGGTTGCGGATGCGAGATGGCTGGCATCACCGTCAGTCGCGGTATTGTTAAGTGGTTCAAGGGTCGCGAGATGGCATTGGCCATGGGTTCCGAGATGGCACTGGCTCGTCTGGGTGTGGCCACCTGTATGATTTTCTCGCCCTTCTTTGCCCGTCTGGGCGGCACCATCAGCGTGAGCCGTTCGGTGGCCTTCGGCGTAGTATTGCTTTGCATCGCCCTCATTATGACCATCGTTTATTTTGTGATGGATAAGAAACTCGACGCACAGACTGGCGAGGCTGAGGAGAAGGACGATCCCTTCAAGATTTCTGACCTTGGACAGATTCTTACCTCTAGCGGCTTCTGGCTCGTGGCTCTGCTCTGCGTGCTCTACTATAGCGCCATCTTCCCCTTCCAGAAGTATGCCGTCAACATGCTTCAGTGCAACCTGACGCTCGAAGCTCCAGCAGCCGATTCGTTCTGGGCGCTGCCCGACGTTACCATCGTACAGTATGTCATCATGCTGCTCGTGGCAGGATTCGGTTTCGCCAGCAACTTCCAGAAGCAGGCCAGCGCCAAGTACACCCTTCTGGCATTGTCTATTGCATCGCTCATCACCTATTGCTACATGGGCTATATGCGTCAGTCTGCCGAGTCAATCTTTGCCGTGTTCCCCCTGTTGGCAGTACTCATCACGCCAATCCTTGGAAGTTATGTTGACCACAAGGGAAAGGCTGCTTCGATGCTCGTGCTGGGTTCGCTGCTCCTGATTGCATGTCACCTCACGTTTGCCTTTGTTCTGCCCATGTTTAATGGTAGCACCGTTGGCGGCGTTATTGTGGCCTATGCCACCATCCTTGTGCTGGGTGCCTCGTTCTCGCTGGTTCCTGCTTCATTGTGGCCCAGTGTTCCCAAGCTCGTAGACGCCAAGATTATCGGTTCGGCCTATGCGCTCATCTTCTGGATTCAGAACATCGGCCTCTGGCTGTTCCCCTTGCTCATTGGTAAGGTGCTCGACAAGACGAACCCCGGCGTTACCGACCCCACACAGTACGATTACACATGGCCTCTTATCATGCTTGCCTCGTTAGGTGTAGCTGCTCTGGTGCTTGGTCTTCTGCTGAAGGTTGTCGACCGCAAGAAGGGTCTTGGTTTGGAAGAGCCAAACATTAAGGCATAA